Genomic window (Streptomyces cadmiisoli):
TCGCCAAGGCGGCCAAGAAGCCGACCGAGGCCAGGGCGGTCGTGCAGACCGGCTTCGTCGTCGCCGGCGCGGACGGATACATCGCGCCGGCCGAGGAGCAGGTCCTGCGCGAGGCGTGCGCGGCACTCGGGGTGTCGCCCCAGGAGTTCGGTCTCTGACCCCGCTCGCGGTGCGGGCGGTGCCGTGAGCGGTCCGAGAATCTGTGCAGGAGCGTCACACGGACTGCACACAGCCGGTGGAATCCATCGTTAGCGTTGCTCGCCGATCGGCGCTGTCGACTAGGAAGACCGCAGATGGACTACTGGCGGATGGACTACTGCTCCTCGTGCCGTCGGCATCTCAACGGCGCCCTGGTGTGCCCGGGGTGCGGCGCCTACGCTCCCGACATCGCCCCGGTGCCGGCGGATCGCGCTCCCGCGCGGGAGCCCGACCCCGAGGCCGTCTCGCCCGCCGAGGCGGACGAGGCGATATCCGCGCCGGGCCGCGCGGCGCGGCGCCGTCAGCGCGCCCGCTGGAAGAAGAGCCGGCGCAAGGCCGTGGTCGCGACCGCTGTCGCGCTCGTCGGCGGCGGTCTCACCTTCACCGCGATGGACCGGCACTCCGGCGACCGGGCGCAGGCCGCGACAGCGCCGGAAGAGGTCGGGCTCGGAGCGGCCGAGCGGCCGGCGGGCGGTCCCTCGCTCCCCTCGGTGGAGCTGCCGGGGACGTCGCCGTCCACCGCGCCTCCCGCGGCCGACCCTGAGCGCGAGCGGTCCGCCGCCTCGTCCGGTGCCGCCGACCGCGCCCGGCAGGACACCGCCGCGACTCCCAGCCCGACCGGTGCGACCGGTGCGACCGCACAGACGGAGACGGTCCGTCCGTCACTGCCGCTGGTACCGCGCCAGAACACCGACTCCTCGTCCTCCGACGGGACGACACCCGCCACGGACGTACCGTCCGCCGAGCCGTCCGCGCCCTCGGACGGCGGCGACACCGACCCGGGCACCAGCCCGGCGGATCCCGCGCCGTCGACCCCTCCGTCGTCGCCGTCGTCCCCGGGACTGTGCCTGCTCGTGATCTGCCTCGGCTGAGCGGGCGGATCGCACCGGACGGCACGGCACCGGCGGCGTAACGGGCCGGAGCGCAGGGCGTCGGCGCATTGCGGCCGGAGCGCACGGCTGCGCCGGCCACCGCCGCCGAAGTCCCGCCGCAGCGCGGACCGTTCTGCCGCCGTGACGCGAATCGTCGTGCCGCCGGACCGCGGACCGTTGTCCCGCGGTGCGGCCGGTACGCCGGCCCTCGTACCGAAACACGAGCGGGCCCGGTCAGGACCGGGCCCGCTCGGTGTTCGGCGTGAGTCAGCCGCGGGTCTGGAAGCGCTGCTTCCTGCGCGGGCCGAAGCGGCAGGCCGCGGCGCCGACGGCCGCCAGGGCCGCGGCGAGGCCCAGCAGCGTGCCGAGCGCGCCCGTACCGGTCTCGGCCAGGCTGCCGCCCGCCGGAGCGGCGGTGTTGCCGCCGCTCGTGCCCTCGGTGCCGCCCGTGCCGCCGTCGGCCGGGTCGCTCGGGCCGGCCGGATCGGTCGGCTCCGCCGGGTCCGTCGGGTCGGCGCCGGGCAGCACGACGAGCGTGAAGCCGGTCGATGCCCCGCCGACCGTCGCGACGACGGTGTAGGTGCCCGTGCCGCGGCCCGCCACCAGGGCGGGCGCCGAGGCCTTGCCCGAGGCGTCGGTCTCGACGTGGACGGACTGCTCCTCGCCCTCGAAGCGGGGGCCGTCCTCGCTGTCGCCCTCGACGCGGAACTCCACGGCCCTGCCCTCGACGGGCGCGCCCGACTCGGTCACCAGGACCCGCAGCGCCTCGTCGAAGGACTCGCCCTGCCGGGCCTCCTGGTCGTCGCCGGAGACGACGGCGACGACGTGCTTCAGCACCTCCACGCGGCCGGTGAACACGGTCGAGGCGCCCTGGACCGCCACCCGGACCTTGAACTCGCCCTCGGCGCCGGTCGCGTCGATGAACGGCGACCGGGCGCGGCCCTGGGCGTCGGTCGTCAGCACGGTCCTGCGTTCGTCCCGGCCGCCGGCGGAGAAGACCACACCGAGGCCGTCCGGGTCCTCGATCGTGTACGTCACGGAGGCGCTCTCCACCGGGTCGCCGTCCTTGTCGCGGGCGACGACGGCCATCGGCTGGAAGAAGCCGCCGGGGCTCACGGTCTGGTCGGCGCCGGACACCTGGCTCAGTTCCGTGATCGCGGCGGTGTCCCACTGGAGGACGACGCGTCCGTCGCCGCCGGGCGCGTTGACGCCGCCCTCGGCGACACCGGAGGTCACCGGGTCGGAACCGGGGGCCCAGAACGGGTCGTTCTTCGCGGGCGGTGCCGAGCGGTCGCCGCCCAGCAGCCGCACGTCGGTCACCCGGTCGGGATCGGCGTAGCTGGAACCGCCGCCTCCGCCACCGGTGACGTCCTCGCTCCCCTCGGCTCCGGCGCCGCCTCCGCCGCCCGCGTACCCGGCGCCGCCGCCACCGCCGCCCTCGCGGGCCGTGCCCTTGCCGCCGTCGCCGCCCTTGCCGCCGGCCGCGTGGTCGGCGCCCGCGGCACCGTCGCCCGCGCCGGCCCCGCCGGTCGCGCCCTCGGCTCCCTTGCCGCCGAGTTCGCCGCCCGCGTCCTGGCCCCGCGCGGCACCGCCGGCGCCGGCCCGAGCGCCGTGCGTCGACACACCGCCGCCGGCCCCGCCGCCACCGGCCGCGACGAGCAGCGGCTTGCCGGCACCGGTGCGCACGGCGCTGCTGCTGCCGCCGTTCTCGGCCCAGCCGCCGCCGCCCTTGCCGCCGATGGCGTCACCGAAGCGCAGTCCGGCGACCGCCACGGACAGCTTCTCGCCCGGGGTGACCGAGACGGTGCCCGCCGCGTGGCCGCCCGCGCCGCCGCTCGCCATGGAGCCGCCGGTGCCGCCCTGCCCCCAGGCCCGTACGTCGAGTTCCGTGACACCGGCGGGGACCTGGAAGTCCACCGCGGCGCCCGTGAAGTCGAACAGCCTGCATCCCTCGAAGCCCGCCGTCGGCGTGCACGCCGTGCCGGCCCGTGCCGGACCGCCGTCGGCGGCGGTCGCGGCCGGAGCGCCCGCAAGGGCGACGCCGGCGCCGAACGCCGCCACGGTCAGCGCGGCCGCACCGCGCACGAGGCGGTGACGGCGCGACAGCGCGGAAACCTGATCCATCCCCAACTCCCGCAAGCTTGAACACAAGCTCCCCCCCAGGGAGCCATTGATCGATGAATCTGATCATATTCAGGCGGGGATGGCGAGATTCTTACCGACCGCGCCCGTTTCAGGCGGTGCGTTCGGCGGGGCCCTTCTTCGGCCAGTGCGCCGCCAGGGCCCAGATGACGAAGAGATCGAGCGCGATCAGGATCAGGGACCACAGGGGTGCGTAGGGCAGGAACAGGAACTGCGCGATCAGGCCGAGGGCGGCCAGCACGACACCGGCCACGCGGGCCCAGCCGGCCTCCTGGAGGACGCCCCAGCCGACGAAGACGCCGATGACACCGAGGATCAGCAGGATCCAGCCCCAGCCGGTCAGGTTGATCTCGTAGATGTAGGCGCCGATCCGGGCGTACACGTCGTCCTCGGCGATCGCGGCGATGCCCTCGAAGATCCTCAGCACACCGTTGAGGGCCAGCAGCATGCCAGCGAAGTGGAGGCTCCCGCTGAGGGTGCCGGGCCCGGCCGCGGAGGGCGGGGCGGTGCCCCGGGGGGCGCTGTCCCGGACCGGCGGCTCGGTGGGATGCGGCTGCTCGGTCATGGCCGTTCTCCGTCTCTGTCGTCCTTCGCCCCGTCGGCGGTCCGGTCCGTCCGCCGGCGTCGGTTCCCGCGCGTCGGCGTCCGTTCGTGTCCGCCGGCTTCGGCCGGCGGCCGTGCGTGGCCGTCAACAGGGCTGTGTGCTTCGAGGATCCGGGCCGGTACCGGCCGCCACCACGCGGCGTGGGCCATCCGGGTGGCGGCGGATGCGGTGCGGTGCTGCTGGGCCTTCACTGGAGGCAGGACGCGTCAAGGGAGGCGACATGGCCGGTTACCGAACCCGGTGGGCGATGGTGGCGACGATGGTGGTCGCCGTGGGCGGCGGGATCGCCGGCTGCACGGACGAGAACACCCCCTCGGGGCGGGTCGGTGACGCCGCGTCCGCCGCGTCGTCGGCCGCCGCGGCCGCGTCGTCCGCCGCCTCGCGCGCCACGGACGTATGGGCGTCGGCGACCGCGAAGGCGGGACAGAAGATCGAGGACATCAAGGGCGGCGTCGACGTCACTAAGGACGTCACGCTCGCCGCCCCGAAGACCGCCGACGGCCGGACCACCGTGGAGGTCACCGCCCGCAACACCACGGACTCCAGCAAGACCTTCGCCGTGCAGGTCAACTTCACCAACCAGAGCGGTGACTTGCGCGACGCCGTCGTGGTCACCGTCTCCGACGTGCCGGCCGGTCAGAGCGGCAAGGCCACCGCCCGCAGCACCCACGAACTGCCCGCCCAGGTGAAGGCGGACGTGGCACGGGCCGTGCGGTACTGAGACGGTCCGGCGTGCGGGTCGAGGACGTCGTGACCCGCACGCGGGACGGCGGCCACCGGGGCTCGGCGACGGCCCGCGCGAGCGGTCGTGGTCGGCTCAGGGCCGCTACCGCGGGCCGGTGACCTCCACGCAGGCGGGCCGCAGCAACTGGTCGCCGACCCGGTAGCCGGGGCGGAGAACCGCCGTGCAGACCGGGCGGGCGGCGGTCGCGGAGACCTCGTGGGCCAGGGCCTCGTGCCGGGCCGGGTCGAAGGGGTCACCCACCGCGCCGAACGCCACCAGGCCCAGCGCGCCGGTCCGTGCGTCCAGGGTCTCGGCGATGTCCCGCAGTCCGGGGGTGGGCGGCTCGTGCGCGCACGCCCGTTCCACCGCGTCCAGCACCGGCAGCAGCTCGCGCAGCACATTGGCCACCGCGACCTCCCGTACGGCCAGCCGGTCCCGGCGGACCCGTTTGCGGTAGTTGTCGTACTCGGCCTTCACCCGCTGGAGGTCGGCGGTCCGCTCCGCCAGCTCCGCCCGTACGGTCTCGCCCGGGGCCCGTGTCCCGGCCATGCGGACCACCTCCTCGCGGAAGCGACATCTCCTACGAGCCCTGGGTAAGTCGCCCGGCCCGGCTTGTCAAGGCCGGGCCGGCCCGGTCAGGGCCCGAGCCACGCCGTCGTGTCCGGGCCGAGCCGCCCGTCCGGCTCCAGGGGCGCGCTGGTCAGCAGCGGCTCCCCGGGCGGCAGCGGCACGGGTGCGCCGGACAGGTTGGCCACACAGCGCCAGCGGTCCGAGCGGGTGAACTCCAGGACTCCGGGCGGGCCGCCTTCGGCCCAGGTCAGCGACTCGCCCTCGACCAGCTTGCGGCGCAGCCGCAGGGCCCGGCGGTACAGCTCCAGGGTGGAGCCCTCCACCCCGTCCTGGGCCTGGACGGCGTACGCCCCGAAACCGGTCGGCTGCGGCAGCCAGGCGCCGCCGGGGCCGAAGCCGAACGAGGGGCCGGTCGTCGTCCAGGGCAGCGGCACGCGGCAGCCGTCGCGGCCCTTGCGGACCCGCCCGGTCTGCTCCCACACCGGGTCCTGGAGGACGGCGGTGGGCAGGTCGGCGACCTCGGGCAGCCCCAGCTCCTCGCCCTGGTAGAGGTACGACGAGCCGGGCAGCGCCAGCATCAGCAGCGTCGCGGCCCGCGCCCTGCGCAGCCCGGCCGCCTCGTCGAGCGCCGGTGCGCGACCGCCGGACAGCAGCCAGGCGTTGTCGTCCGTGCCGGGCGGCAGCATCAGCCGGGACGTGTGGCGTACGACGTCGTGGTTGGACAGCACCCAGGTGGCGGACGCGCCGGCCGCGCGGGCCTCGGCCAGCGATCCGGCGATCACCCGGCGCAGTTCGTCCGTGTCCCAGCCGGTCTGGAGGTACTCGAAGTTGAAGGCCTGGCCGAGTTCGTCCGGCCGGGCGTACAGGGCGCGGCGGGCACCGGGCACCCAGGCCTCGGCGACCGCCGTGCGGGGCGGGGAGTAGGCGTCGAGGATCTTGCGCCAGTCGCGGTAGATCTCGTGCACCTCGTCGCGGTCGTAGAAGGGGTGGGTGCCGGGCGCGAAGGAGGCGAGGGCCGCCTCGTCGCCGAGGCCGGGGGCGCCGAGGTCGCGCAGGGGCTCGGTCAGGTCCTTGGCCAGGGCGTGGGCGACATCGACGCGGAAGCCGTCGACCCCGCGGTCGGACCAGAACCGCAGGGTGGTCCGGAAGTCGGCCCGGACCTCCTCGTTCCCCCAGTGCAGGTCGGGCTGCTGCGGCGCGAACAGATGCAGGTACCACTGCCCGTCGGCCACGCGCTGCCAGGCGCTGCCGCCGAAGACGGACTGCCAGTCGGTGGGCGGGAGTTCGCCGCGGGCGCC
Coding sequences:
- a CDS encoding SCO2400 family protein — its product is MDYWRMDYCSSCRRHLNGALVCPGCGAYAPDIAPVPADRAPAREPDPEAVSPAEADEAISAPGRAARRRQRARWKKSRRKAVVATAVALVGGGLTFTAMDRHSGDRAQAATAPEEVGLGAAERPAGGPSLPSVELPGTSPSTAPPAADPERERSAASSGAADRARQDTAATPSPTGATGATAQTETVRPSLPLVPRQNTDSSSSDGTTPATDVPSAEPSAPSDGGDTDPGTSPADPAPSTPPSSPSSPGLCLLVICLG
- a CDS encoding DUF7144 family membrane protein; its protein translation is MTEQPHPTEPPVRDSAPRGTAPPSAAGPGTLSGSLHFAGMLLALNGVLRIFEGIAAIAEDDVYARIGAYIYEINLTGWGWILLILGVIGVFVGWGVLQEAGWARVAGVVLAALGLIAQFLFLPYAPLWSLILIALDLFVIWALAAHWPKKGPAERTA
- the grpE gene encoding nucleotide exchange factor GrpE, translating into MAGTRAPGETVRAELAERTADLQRVKAEYDNYRKRVRRDRLAVREVAVANVLRELLPVLDAVERACAHEPPTPGLRDIAETLDARTGALGLVAFGAVGDPFDPARHEALAHEVSATAARPVCTAVLRPGYRVGDQLLRPACVEVTGPR
- a CDS encoding FxLYD domain-containing protein, with the translated sequence MAGYRTRWAMVATMVVAVGGGIAGCTDENTPSGRVGDAASAASSAAAAASSAASRATDVWASATAKAGQKIEDIKGGVDVTKDVTLAAPKTADGRTTVEVTARNTTDSSKTFAVQVNFTNQSGDLRDAVVVTVSDVPAGQSGKATARSTHELPAQVKADVARAVRY
- a CDS encoding glycoside hydrolase family 13 protein, which codes for MSAPDLSPKNPDWWRQAVIYQVYPRSFADADGDGLGDLKGVTQRLTHLAALGADALWLSPFYPSELADGGYDVADHRDVDPRLGTLDDFDAMVAEAHRLGLKVVVDIVPNHTSHQHVWFQEALRSGPGSAARDRYVFRDGRGARGELPPTDWQSVFGGSAWQRVADGQWYLHLFAPQQPDLHWGNEEVRADFRTTLRFWSDRGVDGFRVDVAHALAKDLTEPLRDLGAPGLGDEAALASFAPGTHPFYDRDEVHEIYRDWRKILDAYSPPRTAVAEAWVPGARRALYARPDELGQAFNFEYLQTGWDTDELRRVIAGSLAEARAAGASATWVLSNHDVVRHTSRLMLPPGTDDNAWLLSGGRAPALDEAAGLRRARAATLLMLALPGSSYLYQGEELGLPEVADLPTAVLQDPVWEQTGRVRKGRDGCRVPLPWTTTGPSFGFGPGGAWLPQPTGFGAYAVQAQDGVEGSTLELYRRALRLRRKLVEGESLTWAEGGPPGVLEFTRSDRWRCVANLSGAPVPLPPGEPLLTSAPLEPDGRLGPDTTAWLGP